One segment of Oceanotoga teriensis DNA contains the following:
- a CDS encoding OAM dimerization domain-containing protein, with protein MSGGLYSLNKKDYDKTLDLKNVKPYGDTMNDGKVQLSFTLPVPYGDEAVEAAKILMRKMGFQNPQIVFYKELNKGFTFFNAYGECPHAVDYTVIEVPKVKVDKMSMEEIDDYIKNNIGRKLVVIGASTGTDAHTVGIDAIMNMKGFAGHYGLERYEMFDAYNMGSQVLNEDLISKAIELNADAILVSQTVTQKNIHIQNMTEFIELAEAEGIRKKTILIAGGARINHELAKEIGFDAGFGPNSFADDVGAYIANEIVNRMKDD; from the coding sequence ATGAGTGGAGGTTTATATTCATTAAATAAAAAAGATTATGATAAAACTTTAGATTTGAAAAATGTAAAACCGTATGGAGATACTATGAATGATGGTAAAGTTCAATTGAGTTTTACATTACCAGTTCCATATGGAGATGAAGCTGTTGAAGCTGCAAAAATACTTATGAGAAAAATGGGATTTCAAAACCCTCAAATAGTTTTTTATAAAGAATTAAATAAAGGATTTACTTTTTTTAATGCTTATGGAGAATGTCCCCATGCAGTAGATTATACAGTTATTGAAGTGCCTAAAGTTAAAGTTGATAAAATGTCAATGGAAGAAATAGATGATTATATAAAAAATAATATAGGAAGAAAACTTGTCGTAATAGGTGCTAGTACTGGTACTGATGCACATACAGTTGGAATAGATGCTATAATGAACATGAAAGGATTTGCTGGTCATTATGGTCTCGAAAGATATGAGATGTTCGATGCTTATAATATGGGATCTCAAGTTTTAAATGAAGATCTTATTTCTAAAGCTATTGAATTAAATGCAGATGCCATATTAGTTTCTCAAACGGTAACCCAAAAAAATATTCATATTCAAAATATGACTGAGTTTATAGAGCTTGCAGAAGCTGAAGGAATAAGAAAAAAGACTATTTTAATAGCTGGTGGTGCGAGAATTAATCATGAACTTGCAAAAGAAATAGGTTTTGATGCGGGGTTTGGGCCAAATTCTTTTGCTGATGATGTTGGTGCATATATAGCTAATGAAATAGTGAATAGAATGAAAGATGATTAA
- the argS gene encoding arginine--tRNA ligase, with product MKLTEKYLYEIIKDHLINLYNEEISNSLFIQETNNSNFGDFQTNFAMINAKTLKKAPRKIAEEILENFPQSDLITKVEIAGPGFINIFISDDFVGEQLKKLGNEEIEFDLNTKGNVIIDYSSPNIAKPMHIGHLRSTVIGDAIKRIYRYLGYTVIGDNHLGDWGTQFGSLIVGYDRWLDKENYKQNPIDELERIYVKFTQESEKNVDLIEIAREEQRKLQSGDERNTKLWKEFIEVSLKDYEKIYKRMDIDFDTYYGESFYHNIMKDVVKDLIEKNIAFEDDGALVVSFDDDNLPNCIVRKSNGSFLYTTSDLACIKFRRENYDINRLIYVTDQRQQTHFKQVFTIADNLGWNEKKDHVYFGLMRFVDGVFSTRKGNVIKLKELLDKATQEAEKILLERNSNKENLKEKAEIIGVGAVKYADLSQNRTSDIIFDWEKMLSFNSNSSPYLQYTYARINSLIKKSDLNDIQEIYIFENDYEKNLAKNLLKFPNAVMRAGENYKPNLLTDYLYELAQTFNSFYNNVRVLNAEGKYLESKLALCKKTAYVLEKGLNLLGIKTLEEM from the coding sequence ATGAAATTAACAGAAAAATATTTATACGAAATAATAAAAGATCACCTTATAAATTTATATAATGAAGAAATATCAAATTCTTTATTTATACAGGAGACAAATAACTCCAATTTTGGAGATTTTCAAACAAATTTTGCAATGATAAATGCAAAAACATTAAAAAAAGCCCCTAGAAAAATTGCAGAAGAAATACTTGAAAATTTTCCACAAAGTGATTTAATAACAAAGGTTGAAATTGCTGGTCCTGGTTTTATAAATATATTTATAAGTGATGATTTTGTGGGAGAACAATTAAAAAAACTTGGTAATGAAGAAATTGAATTTGATTTAAATACTAAAGGAAATGTTATAATAGATTATTCATCTCCTAATATCGCAAAACCAATGCATATAGGACATCTTAGAAGCACTGTTATAGGAGACGCTATAAAAAGAATTTATAGATATTTAGGTTATACTGTTATAGGAGACAATCATCTTGGAGATTGGGGAACTCAATTTGGTTCTTTAATCGTCGGATATGATAGATGGCTAGATAAAGAAAATTATAAACAAAATCCAATCGATGAACTTGAAAGAATTTATGTAAAATTCACCCAAGAATCAGAAAAAAACGTAGATTTAATAGAAATTGCCAGAGAAGAACAAAGAAAATTACAAAGTGGCGATGAAAGAAATACTAAACTTTGGAAAGAATTCATAGAAGTATCTTTAAAAGATTATGAAAAGATATATAAAAGAATGGATATAGACTTTGATACTTATTATGGAGAATCTTTTTATCACAATATAATGAAAGATGTTGTAAAAGATCTCATAGAAAAAAATATAGCTTTTGAAGATGATGGCGCTTTAGTTGTGAGTTTTGATGATGATAATCTTCCAAATTGTATAGTTAGAAAATCAAATGGAAGTTTCTTATATACTACTTCAGATCTCGCATGTATAAAGTTCAGAAGAGAAAATTATGATATAAATAGATTGATATATGTAACAGATCAAAGACAACAAACTCATTTTAAACAAGTATTTACAATAGCTGACAATCTTGGTTGGAATGAAAAAAAAGATCATGTATATTTTGGATTGATGAGATTTGTAGATGGAGTTTTTTCAACAAGAAAAGGAAATGTTATAAAACTTAAAGAACTTTTAGACAAAGCCACACAAGAAGCTGAAAAAATATTGTTAGAAAGAAATTCTAATAAAGAAAATTTAAAAGAAAAAGCAGAAATAATAGGAGTTGGAGCGGTAAAATATGCCGATTTAAGTCAAAATAGAACAAGCGATATAATATTCGATTGGGAAAAAATGCTTTCATTCAATTCAAATTCATCTCCTTATTTACAATATACATATGCAAGAATAAACTCTTTGATAAAAAAATCAGATTTAAATGATATACAAGAAATATATATATTTGAAAATGATTATGAAAAAAATCTTGCCAAAAATTTATTAAAATTTCCTAATGCAGTTATGAGAGCGGGAGAAAATTATAAACCAAATTTATTAACAGATTATTTATATGAACTTGCACAAACTTTTAATTCTTTTTATAATAATGTTCGTGTATTGAATGCTGAAGGAAAATATCTTGAATCAAAATTAGCTTTATGTAAAAAAACTGCTTATGTACTTGAAAAAGGCTTGAATCTTCTTGGAATTAAAACTTTAGAAGAAATGTAA
- a CDS encoding YaaA family protein, whose translation MKILIPPSEGKNTNINTNIIYSNIRSKNTFYFLEEYRDLIFRYLENMNKLKKSEIEKILSVKGENLDIALKSNMNIKNSECIRSKELYTGTMFKYIDYKNFNVKQTDFYDENVIIFSGLFGLLSPKDFIPNYKLKSNTTLPNFKKIDIYWKNIITNYLISLQKKELIIDLLTNTHRNMYDQKKCNTFKIDFYEQKNNIIKKSGHNSKKYRGIFINEIIKNKVSSFTELKKISIDNLYFLDEKSDESKNYSYLIKEK comes from the coding sequence ATGAAAATCCTTATACCCCCCTCAGAAGGAAAAAATACAAATATTAACACCAATATAATTTACTCCAATATCCGGAGTAAAAATACTTTTTATTTTCTCGAAGAATACAGAGATTTAATCTTTCGATATTTAGAAAATATGAATAAATTAAAAAAATCTGAAATCGAAAAAATCCTCTCTGTTAAAGGAGAAAATCTTGACATAGCATTAAAATCTAATATGAACATAAAAAATTCTGAATGTATACGATCAAAAGAGTTGTACACTGGAACTATGTTCAAATATATAGATTATAAAAATTTTAATGTAAAGCAAACAGACTTTTATGATGAAAATGTTATAATATTTTCAGGTCTTTTTGGTCTTTTATCGCCAAAAGATTTCATACCTAATTATAAATTAAAATCTAATACAACTCTACCAAACTTTAAAAAAATAGATATATACTGGAAAAATATAATAACAAATTACTTGATTTCTTTACAAAAAAAAGAATTAATAATAGATTTACTTACAAATACACATAGGAATATGTATGATCAAAAAAAATGTAACACTTTTAAAATAGATTTTTATGAACAGAAAAATAATATTATAAAAAAATCTGGACATAATTCAAAAAAATATCGAGGTATTTTCATAAACGAAATAATAAAAAATAAAGTAAGTTCTTTTACAGAATTAAAAAAAATTTCAATAGATAATTTATATTTTTTGGATGAAAAAAGCGATGAATCAAAAAATTATTCATATTTGATAAAAGAAAAATAG
- a CDS encoding DUF6672 family protein has translation MTTKKRRTLIRLSLIILIILFSFFLYLSGKQHEIFIDNKTIIIENEEYLNINTAKFKINDQDFIDIAKRKRKKVVVSGPNHKIIVEYEDESGEKISISKNISLGLKKDMIINIPALINNNSKFITEKE, from the coding sequence ATGACTACAAAAAAAAGAAGAACTTTAATAAGATTATCCTTAATAATATTAATAATATTATTTTCTTTCTTTCTATACTTAAGTGGAAAACAACATGAAATATTTATAGATAATAAGACAATAATCATAGAAAACGAAGAATATTTAAATATAAATACAGCTAAATTTAAAATTAATGATCAAGATTTTATAGATATTGCTAAAAGAAAAAGAAAAAAAGTAGTTGTCTCAGGTCCAAATCATAAAATAATAGTAGAATATGAAGATGAAAGTGGAGAAAAAATTTCTATTTCAAAAAATATAAGCTTGGGATTAAAAAAAGATATGATAATTAATATTCCAGCTTTAATAAATAATAATAGTAAATTCATAACAGAAAAGGAATAA